Genomic DNA from Comamonas resistens:
TGTCAATATTCTGGGCATCTCGCTGATCCGCGAGCTGGGGCCGCTGTTGGCCGCCATTTTGGTGGCAGGGCGCAGCGGCTCGGCCATCACGGCGCAGATCGGCGTGATGCGCGTGACCGAGGAACTCGATGCCATGCAGGTCATGGGCATCTCCAAGGGCTACCGCCTGGTCATGCCACGGGCGCTGGCGCTGGCCGTGTCCATGCCGCTGGTAGCCTTGTGGACCATTCTGGCGGCTTTGGCCGGAGGCATGGTGGCGGCGGATGTCACCATGGACATCACGCCTTCCTACTTCTTCCAGAGCCTGCCTTCCGCCGTGCAGATCGGCAATCTGGGGCTGGCCATGGGCAAATCCGTGGTCTTTGGCGTGCTGATCGCGCTGATCGGCTGCCACTGGGGTCTGAAGGTGGAGCCCAATACCCAGAGCCTGGGCCAGGGCACGACGGCATCGGTGGTGTCGTCCATCACCATGGTCATCATCGTGGATGCCATTTTTGCGATCTTGTTTAGGAATGTGGGGTTTTAGATGAGATACCCCCTGTGCGGCTTCGCCGCTTCCCCCAAGGGGGACGACGCCATCGCCGCGAGGCGGCTCTTGCTCGGCGTCACTGTGTTGGGCTGCGCCGGTTTCAGAGGGGGGCGCGTATGGCCGCAGTGATGCAAAACCGCCTGATCGACGGCGCTGTCGGTGGCTATCTGCCGCCGCAGGATGTGAAGCCTCTGGTGCAGGCCAAGGACTTGTGGACCGAGTTCGGCTCGGGCGAGAGCCGCTTTGCCGTGCACCAGGATTTGAACTTTGATGTCTATCCGGGCGAGATCCTGACCCTGGTCGGTGGCTCGGGCACGGGCAAGACGGTGCTGCTGCGCCAGATCCTGGGCCTGCTCTCGCCCTCGCGCGGCACGGTCACGATCGATGGACGGCCTTCGCGCGAGGTCATCAGCGGCGAGCTGGCGGCCAGCCATGTGGGCATGCTGTTCCAGCAGGGCGCGCTGTATTCGGCCTTCAATGTGCTGGACAACGTCGCGTTTGCGCTGCGCGAGCAGGGCACCCTGCCCCAGGCCGTGGTCCGCGACGCGGCCATGGTCAAGCTGCAGATGGTGGGGCTCAAGCCAGAACATGCGACGCGCATGCCTGCCGACCTGTCGGGTGGCATGATCAAGCGTGTGGCGCTGGCGCGCTCACTCATCATGGACCCGCCACTGCTGCTGCTGGACGAACCGACGGCCGGACTGGATCCCAAGGGCTCGGACGAGTTCTGCGAGCTGTTGCGCGACATTCATGCCGAACTGGGGCTGACCGTCATCATGGTCACCCATGATCTGGACACGCTGTTCGCACTGTCCACCCGCGTGGCCGTGCTGGCCGAAAAGCGCGTGCTGGTCACCGGTGCGCCGCGCGATGTGGCCCAGGTCAAGCACCCGTTTATCGAACACTTCTTCCAGGGAGAACGTGGCCGCCGTGCCATGGCCCCGGTGCAAGGCGGCGTTGCCGCAGAGGAAAGCTGATGGAAAACAAGTCCCATGCCATGGCGGCCGGCATTTTCGTGCTGGTCGTCGCAGCCCTGCTGGCAGGGCTGGCCGTCTGGCTGACGCGTGACAACCGGCAGTACCAGCTCTATGAAATGTCCACCAAGGATGGCGTCAGCGGCCTGCAGCCTCAGGCCACGGTGCGCTACAAGGGCGTGCCCGTGGGCAAGGTGGTGCGCATAGGCTTTGATCCGCAGATCCCCGGCAATGTGCTGATCCGCATCGCCGTGGGCGAGGACACGCCCGTGACCCCTGCGACCTATGCCCAGCTTGGCTACCAGGGCGTGACGGGGCTGGCGCATATCCAGCTTGACGATGATTCCAAGACACCGCAGCAGCTCAAGCCCGGCCCCAGCGGCTTGCCGCGCATGCCCATGAAGTCATCGCCGCTGAACATGCTGGCCGATCAGGGGCCGGTGCTGCTGGAGCGGGTGGACGAGATTTCGCGCCGCCTCAGCGCAATGCTGGATGAGGACAACCAGAAGCGCGTGAGCGAGGCACTGCAGAACATCGCGGCCGCCGCAGGCAGTGTCAACGAGCTGGCTGGCACCATGAACAAGGCGGCAGCAGGTTTTCCCCAGATCACGGCCGATGCCCACCAGACCTTGCAGTCGCTGACCAAGGCCGGCAACGCGGCCACGGGCGTGGCGGGCGACCTGCAGCAGACGGTGCGCCGCATCAACGCGCCTGACGGCCCGCTGCAACAGATCGCGGCAGGTACGCAGTCGCTGACCGTGGCGGCCGATGCGCTGGGTCGCAGCACTCTGCCACGCGTCAATCGCGCGGCCGATGATTTTTCGCGCGCCTCGCGCAGCCTGAGCAATATGGCCAGCCGTATCGGCGACAACCCGCAGTCCGTGCTCTATGGCGCGGGTGCCGGAGAGCCCGGCCCGGGCGAGCCCGGGTTTGCGGCTCCTGCCGCGGCCCATTGATCTGGCGAACAACGTCACAGGAACCGATATGGCACTACCTCTTCACTTCTCGACGGGACTGCTGCGCGCAGCGGCCCTGCCTGTGGTTGCGCTGGCGCTGGCCGCCTGCTCGGCCTTGCCCACGCCGCCCGTGCAGTCCGCCCGCTATGACCTGGGGTTGACCGACACCACGGTGCCCCTGGCCACGGCAGCCGCACCCAGTGTTGCGCCACCGCCGCTGGTGCTGGCCGAAGTCCAGACGCCTGCCGGAGCCGATAACTCCACGGCCATGCTCTATCGCCTGAACTACGCAGACAACCAGGAGCTGCGCAGCTATCAGCGCGCCCGCTGGAGCCTGCCGCCGGCCCAGATGCTGGAGCAGCGCCTGCGCACCCGCCTGGCGCTTGAGCGCCCGGTGCTATCGGAAAAAGACAATCTCAGCGCCAATCCCAATGACACGCGTTCTCTGGGGTTGCTGCGCCTGGAGATTGTGGAGTTCAGCCAGGTGTTCGACAGTGCCAGCAGCAGCCAGGCGGTGGTGCGGATTCGCGCCAGCCTGATCGCGCAGGATCGCCGTGGCGGCAATGTGCTGCTGGGGCAGCAACTGTTCAGTGCCCAGACCCCGGCCGCCACGGCCGATGCCGCGGGTGGCGCGCGGGCCATGGCCACTAGCGTGAACGAGCTGACCGTGCAACTGAGCAACTGGCTGCAGCGTTACGGCCGCTGATTGTCACGATCCGCTTTGAAAGCCCTGCAGTGCAGGGCTTTTTTTGATGGGCTCCGATTCGCGGTGCCATCGCAGCGCAGCTTTGCTGATATGGGTCAATGGCTGGGGGCGGCGATCTTTCTAAGCTGGGACTTCCGCAACTTGCAAAGCAAAGGAATCGCTATGGCCAGCCTGGAATGGACGCCTGCTCTGGTACTGGACCTGCCCGCCATGGATGCGGTCCATGAAGAATTTGTGGCGCTGCTGGGGCTGGTGGAAGCGGCTGACGATGCGCGGCTGTGTGCGCTATGGGATGAGCTGATCGTGCACACCCAGCATCACTTTGACCAGGAAGACCGCTGGATGCAGACCACGGGCTTTGCCACGGGCAATTGCCACAGCCAGCAGCACAAGGTGGTTCTGGCCGTCATGCGCGAAGGCGCTGCAAAGGGTGCGCAGGGCGATCTGGACACGATTCGTCACATGGCCGCAGAGCTCGGGCCCTGGTTCAGCCACCATGCGCAGAATATGGACGCGGCTCTCGCCCTGCACATGCGCCGCGTGGGCCTTGACCCGGTCAGCGGTGAAGTCCTGCTGTCCGAAGCCTTGCCTGCCGAGCCGATTACCGGCTGCGGCGGTGCTTGCAGCACAAGTGAGGACAAAGAAGAAGCTATCGCTTAAATCTGGCGCGGCCCATCTCAGGGACACCGAGGAAGGGCCGTCCCGCACCGAGGGTGTCGTCCCCCTTCCTTAGCGCGAAGCGCGTAGAGAAAGGGGGAAGCGGCAAAGCCGCTCAGGGGGTTATGGATAAATCGCAGGCGAAGCCAGTATGGGGAAGATCTTGATCAACCCGCCCGTCATCACCTCGATGGCCAGGGCTGCCAGGATCAGGCCCATGAGTCTTGTCATCACATTGATGCCGGTTCTGCCCAGAACGCGGGCAATCGGGTCGGCCAGCGAGAAGCATACCATGATGGCGAAGGCGACCACCACGCCATAGCCGACCAGCGCCACATGCTGCCAGATGCTGCGCGCCTGGTCCGCATAGATCACCACGGTGGACATGGCGGCAGGCCCTGTCAGCAACGGAATGGTCAGCGGTACCACGGCAATGCTGTTGCCTTCGGCGGCTTTTTCCACACCGGCTTCCAGCGTGGCGTTGTTCGGGCGCTCTTCCGCAGGGCGGGAGTTGAGCATGTTCATCGCACTGATCAGCAGCAGGCCGCCTCCGACCTGAAAGCTTTGCAGCGAGATATTGAAGAACTGCAGAATCTGCAGCCCCAGCAGGGCGCAGACGGCAATCACGCAAAAGGCCGCAATGGCCGCGGTGCGAATGGTCTGCCAGCGTTGGGTGGCGCTGAAGCCTGCGGTGTAGTGGATGAAAAAAGGAACGATGGCCAGCGGATTGATGATGGCCACCAGGGTGATGAGGGGCTTGAGATCCATGGCGGATTGCCTCCGGAAAGAGTGATCAGCGGCCTTGGCTGGAGCGGGTGTGGAGGCCTGACGTTGGGCTTGCGTGCATCGGTCTGGTCGGGCGAAGGTTCATGGCTGCATGGCTTGTGAAAGAATGGCTGGATTGCCGGGGCGCCTCAGCCATTACAGCATTCACCTTGTGATTTGCGTATCAAAGGCTGGTAGCGCCCGTCAGGTGTACGACTTGTGCAACAGAAATAGGAGCTAGAACAATGGGCAGCTTTGTTGAACTGACCGCCGTGGATGGAGCGAAGATCCCCGCATACGTGGCCAAGCCCGAGGGCGCAGCGCGTGGCGCCATCGTGGTGTTGCAGGAGATCTTTGGCGTGAATTCCCATATCCGCTCGGTGGCAGACCGCTATGCGGCCCAGGGCTATGTGGCGGTGGCCCCCGCCACGTTCCAGCGTGTGCAACCCGATGTGGAGCTGGGCTATACCGACGCTGACATGAAGCAGGGCTTTGCCCTCAAGACGGCCGTGGAGGCTTTGCCCGAGCCCGGCGTGCTGCGCGATGTGGAAGCTGCCGTGGCCCATGCAGCCGAGCTGGTACCCGGTGGCAAGGTGGGCGCGGTGGGCTTTTGCTGGGGCGGCCTGATGACCTGGCGCGCGGCCTGCAATCTGGACACGTTGTCGGCTGCTGTCTGCTATTACGGCGGCGGCATGACGGGCGAGCTGGAAGCCAGCCGTCAGGCGCTGTGCCCGGTGCTGGCGCACTTCGGTGCCAAGGATCACTACATTTCGCTGGAGTCCGTGGAAGCCTTCAAGCTGGCCCAGCCCAAGGTGGAAGTCCATATCTACGAAGCCGACCATGGCTTCAACTGCGATCAGCGTGGCTCGTACAACGAGGCGGCTTCAAAGAAGGCCAACGAACGTACGCTGGCCTTCTTTGCAGAACATCTTCAGGCTTGATTCGGATCAGCAGTAGCTAGCTGCTGCATGAAATGTGCTGCCGTAGTGGTCAAGCAAGAGGCGAATAACTGAGGCCGTGTTCAGATGGGAGAGGGTGCATAGTGAAACCCGACAGTGGCTCGACCCGAAGAGGGGTTGTGTCCAACCCATAGGCAGCTCTCACCGATTGTTTCCATGAACAAATCCACCTTGCCGCTCAGGACGTCAAACGCGACAGAGCAGGCGCCATCTTTTTTGCTGAAATGCACCAGCGAAGCCACGCTACCGCCTGCGAAGCGACCTAACAAAGCCTTGCTGCCCTGTTCATGAAACATGAACTGAGCTTGACCTTGCTTGGGCACCATGACACGGTCGCCCAACTGTAGGGTCTGACCTGAATATGCCGAGTGCGCCCGGCCGTTGCGCAGAATCAGAACCCCTTTGCTGCTTTGAAGCAGTCTGGCATGAGGAGGCTCTTCTTGGTCTGGTGCAGGCGCTGGGCACATTGCAGCACTATCGAGATCGAGAGCCCGGGAGAATCGGCCTGCCATCCATTGACGCAGAGACTGCTGAAAGCCAGATGCAAAGGCATTGAGTGCGAGCATAAATCCTCCTGATACAAGCATCACCAAGCATTGATGATGGGGATGTGTTACCAGGTGTGGTAAGCAAAAAACATGCCATGGATGAAGTATTTGATTTTTTTGTATAAGTAATTGATTTTATTTGATTATTTTTTCAATTTTTAAAAATTGAAGTCCTCTGTGTTGGCTGTGTTACATTGCGCGTAACGTAACGCTCAGGATCATTCACATGGAGGCCGTAGCGGTTACGGTTGGTCGTTATTTTCTAAATAGCGCCTGCGCCAGAAGTAAGCCACAAGCACCACGGTGATGATGGCCATGGACACCAGCGCCCAGATAAAGCCGTCCTTTTTATGCACAAAGGGGATGAACTCGAAGTTCATGCCAAAGATGCCGGCAATCAGGTTCAGCGGCAGAAAGATGGCCGTCACCGTGGTCAGCGTGCGCATGATGTCGTTGGCGCGGTTGCTCTGGGCCGAGAAGTGCATTTGCACGGCGGTTTCGGCGCTTTGTTCCATACGGTGAATGTGGTGGGTCACGCGCTCTATATGTTCGAGTACGTCGCGTGAGCGCACGCGCAGCAACTCGCGCTCATGCTGGCGCGCAGGCGTGCTCTCGGGTGGCCAGCCTTCCAGTGCCTCGGTCCAGTCCTGCATGGCGGCGCGCTGGTCTTCGCAGATCTCGTCGAGCTGGTGCAGCGCCAGGCGCACATCGAGCACGCTGGCCCAGTTGGAAAAGCGCTTGTTGGGCTTGAGCAGCGCCATCTGCCAGTGATCGATCTGCCGCGTCAGCGAACGGCGCAGGTCCAGATAGCCGTCCACCATGCCGTTGACCATGCGCAGCATCAGGTCGGCAGGCTCCACCGGCATCTTGCTGCTTTGCTGACGGCCGTCGCCCTTGCCCGGGCCTGTGATCAGGCGTTGCCAGAAGTTCTCCTGCACAAAGCAGTCGTCGGGGTGCACGGACAGCAGCACATGGTCATAGAGCGCAAAGCCCACGGGCTGGGTTTCCACGCGCTGCAGCACCGGCGCGTCGCGCTGGGGTTGGGCATGGGCCGGGCGGTGCGAGGGCGGGGCACTGGGTGTGGGGGGCACAGGGCTGGGGGCAGCGCTGGCAATGGATTCATGGGAGCCGTTGAGTGGCGGCAGATGGGCGTTGGCGAGACGGCGGAACACCAGGATGTCGTACACCGAGGTGTAGTCATAGTTGGAGGGCAGGGTCGGGTTCAGCAGGTCGGAGACATGCAGGTCCACCAGCGGCGTGCCGCCGACCTGGCTCAGCATGGCCTGTATGGCGGGCAGCTGGCTTTCCAGCTCCGAACGCATGCAGGAGACCCAGTAAAAGCCCGTCATGGGCTCCCGCGTGGGCAGGGTGTCGACGGGCTGGGCGTAGAGCGGGGAAATGTGCAGAACACGCATGACAGGAGTTTCAATGCAAAACGGCCCGGAGTGCACCCGGGCCGTGAAATCATGCCTTAATTGGCCTGAAGCGCAAGCACATCAAGCGCTTGCAGCTATCAAAACCATTACCGCCTTCAAAGGCCACGCAGCTTTTTGGCGGCGTCGATGGCGAAATAGGTCAGGATGCCGTCGGCGCCCGCGCGCTTGAAGGCCATCAGCGCTTCCATCATCACTTGGTCATGGTCCAGCCAGCCGTTGGCGGCAGCGGCCTTGAGCATGGCGTATTCACCGCTGACCTGGTAGGCGAAGGTGGGGACCTTGAACTCGTCCTTGACGCGGCGCACCACGTCCAGGTAGGGCATGCCGGGCTTGACCATGACCATGTCCGCGCCTTCGGCGATGTCCTGAGCCACTTCGCGCAGGGCTTCATCGGTGTTGGCGGGGTCCATCTGGTAGACGTTCTTGTCGGCCTTGCCCAGAGCGCCGCGGGTACCCACGGCGTCGCGGAAGGGGCCGTAGAAGGCGCTGGCGTACTTGGCGCTGTAGGCCATGATGCGGGTATAGATATGGCCTTGCAGCTCCAGCGCCTCGCGGATGGCGCCGATGCGGCCGTCCATCATGTCGCTGGGGGCCACCATGTCCACGCCGGCTTCGGCATGGGTCAGGGCCTGGCCGACCAATACTTCCACGGTTTCATCGTTGAGGATATAGCCGGTTTCGTCCAGGATGCCGTCCTGGCCGTGGCTGGTGTAGGGGTCCAGCGCCACGTCGGTCATCACGCCCAGGTCGGGGAATTCCTTCTTGAGCGCGCGCACCACGCGGGGGATCAGGCCGTCGGGGTTCAGGGCTTCCTTGCCGTCAGGGGTCTTGAGTGCGGTGTCGATCTGCGGGAACAGGGCCATCACCGGGATGCCCAGCTTCACGCATTCTTCGGCCACGGGCAGCAGCAGGTCCAGGCTCAGGCGGTCCACGCCGGGCATGGAGGGTACGGCTTCGCGCTTGTTCTGGCCTTCGTGCACGAACACGGGGTAGATGAAGTCGTGGGGCGTCAGCACGTTCTCACGCACCAGGTTGCGGGTAAAGGCGTCGCGGCGCAGACGGCGCGGGCGATTCTGGGGAAAGGGGGTAGGGCTGGACAGATGCATGGAGAAAATTGTGCCCCATTCAACATGGCTTGGCTTGCCACTGCGTGACTAATCCATGCTGGCTCTCACTTTGGCCCGGTTGAAGTAAAGAGTCGGCCCCTGTCAGCCAGGGCATGGCGGGCCGACTTACACTGACCGCATGCTCTGGGTCAAAGCCTTTCATATCGTGTTCGTGGCCAGCTGGTTCGCTGGTCTGTTCTATCTGCCGCGCATTTTTGTCAATATCGCCATGGTCACGCCGGGCTCGGTGGCCGAGCGTGATCGCCTGCTGCTGATGGCGCGCAAGCTGCTGCGCTTTACCACCCTGCTGGCCGTGCCCGCGCTGGGGCTGGGTCTGTGGCTCTGGCTGGGCTGGGGCTTTTCGGGCGGCTGGCTGCATGCCAAGCTGGCCGTGGTGCTGCTGGTCATTGGCTATCACCACAGCTGTGCCGTGCTGCTGCGCAAGCTGGCGGACAACAGCTGTCATAAAAGCCATCGCTGGTTCCGCTTCTACAACGAGGTGCCGGTGCTGCTCTTGGTTGCCGCCGTGATCCTGGTGGTGGTCAAGCCGTTTTGATGATATGTATGGTCGGGAGCTGTCGTGACTGAACCTGCGGTATCCGAGACGGTCCGTGCGCCTGTGATTTCCATGCGTCATACCTCGGCATGGCCGCTGGCGTTGATCTACGCGGTGCTGATCGTGTTCGCCAGCCTGTTTCCGTTCGATGGCTGGCGCGCGCAAGGCATTGATCCGCGCGTGTTCCTGTTCGCCAAGATCCCGCCGCCGTACTGGACCTGGTTCGACGTCAACATCAATATCGTGGGCTATGCGCCGCTGGGCTTCTTTCTGGCGCTGGCGTTGATGCGCTCGGGCAAGCCGGTGCTGTCCGTGCCGCTGGCCTTTGCCTGCGGCACGCTGCTGTCGCTGTGCATGGAGTTTCTGCAGATCTATCTGCCGCGCCGCGTACCGTCCAATCTGGACCTGGTGCTCAATGCGGGGGGCACCTTGGTTGGCGCGCTGCTGGCAGCGTTGTTGGAGAGGCTGGGCGCGCTGTCGCGCTGGAGCGCATTTCGCAGCAAATGGCTGGGCGACGATAGCGGGGGCGTGCTGGTGCTGCTGGCGCTGTGGCCGTTTGCCCTGTTGTTTCCGGCGGCCGTGCCCTTCGGCCTGGGGCAGGTGCTGGAGCGCCTCGATGAAACCTTGCAGGACTTGCTGCTGAGCACGCCATTCGAGGACTGGTTGCCGCTGGGCGACTTCGCCATGACGCCGCTGTCGCTGGTGACCGAGATGCTGTGCGTGATGCTGGGCCTGTGGATTCCCTGTCTGCTGGCCTACTGCGCCGTGCGCCACATGGGGCGGCGCGCGTTGGCCGCATTGGTGCTGGTGCTGCTGGGCGTGGGGGTGACGGCATTGTCGGCCGCGCTGAGCTGGGGGCCGGCCCATGCCTGGGAATGGGTGGACCTGCCGGTGCGCATAGGCGTCTGGGGCGGCCTGGGTCTGGCGGTGATTGCCTTGCCGGCCTCACGCCGCATGTGCGCCGTGCTATTGCTTTTGGTGCTGGTGCTGCATCTGAGCATCCTCAATCAGGCTCCCACCAATGTGTACTTTGCCCAGACCCTGCAGGCCTGGGAGCAGGGGCGTTTCATCCGCTTCTACGGACTGGGTCAATGGCTGGGCTGGCTCTGGCCTTACGTGACGCTGGTCTATGTGGTCGTGCGCGTGTCCCGGCGTCAGCAGCCTGCCTAGAATGGCCTCACTATGAGCGACACCCAGAACTCCAACCATGCTGCTGGCTACTATCAGCGCCATATCTTTTTCTGCCTCAACGAGCGCCCCAATGGCGAGGACTGCTGTGCGTTGCATGGCGCCAAGGCAGGCTTTGATCACTGCAAGCGCCGTGTCAAGGAAGAGGGGCTGGCCGGCAAGGGGCAGGTGCGCGTGAACAAGGCGGGCTGCCTGGACCGCTGCGCCGGCGGCCCGGTGGCCGTGGTCTATCCCGAAGCGGTCTGGTACACCTTTGTCGACGACAGCGATATCGACGAAATCGTCGAGTCCCACCTCAGGAACGGCAAGGTGGTGGAGCGCCTGGTGCTGCCTGACAGCGTGGGCA
This window encodes:
- a CDS encoding ABC transporter ATP-binding protein, with amino-acid sequence MAAVMQNRLIDGAVGGYLPPQDVKPLVQAKDLWTEFGSGESRFAVHQDLNFDVYPGEILTLVGGSGTGKTVLLRQILGLLSPSRGTVTIDGRPSREVISGELAASHVGMLFQQGALYSAFNVLDNVAFALREQGTLPQAVVRDAAMVKLQMVGLKPEHATRMPADLSGGMIKRVALARSLIMDPPLLLLDEPTAGLDPKGSDEFCELLRDIHAELGLTVIMVTHDLDTLFALSTRVAVLAEKRVLVTGAPRDVAQVKHPFIEHFFQGERGRRAMAPVQGGVAAEES
- a CDS encoding MlaD family protein, with the protein product MENKSHAMAAGIFVLVVAALLAGLAVWLTRDNRQYQLYEMSTKDGVSGLQPQATVRYKGVPVGKVVRIGFDPQIPGNVLIRIAVGEDTPVTPATYAQLGYQGVTGLAHIQLDDDSKTPQQLKPGPSGLPRMPMKSSPLNMLADQGPVLLERVDEISRRLSAMLDEDNQKRVSEALQNIAAAAGSVNELAGTMNKAAAGFPQITADAHQTLQSLTKAGNAATGVAGDLQQTVRRINAPDGPLQQIAAGTQSLTVAADALGRSTLPRVNRAADDFSRASRSLSNMASRIGDNPQSVLYGAGAGEPGPGEPGFAAPAAAH
- a CDS encoding ABC-type transport auxiliary lipoprotein family protein gives rise to the protein MALPLHFSTGLLRAAALPVVALALAACSALPTPPVQSARYDLGLTDTTVPLATAAAPSVAPPPLVLAEVQTPAGADNSTAMLYRLNYADNQELRSYQRARWSLPPAQMLEQRLRTRLALERPVLSEKDNLSANPNDTRSLGLLRLEIVEFSQVFDSASSSQAVVRIRASLIAQDRRGGNVLLGQQLFSAQTPAATADAAGGARAMATSVNELTVQLSNWLQRYGR
- a CDS encoding hemerythrin domain-containing protein; the protein is MASLEWTPALVLDLPAMDAVHEEFVALLGLVEAADDARLCALWDELIVHTQHHFDQEDRWMQTTGFATGNCHSQQHKVVLAVMREGAAKGAQGDLDTIRHMAAELGPWFSHHAQNMDAALALHMRRVGLDPVSGEVLLSEALPAEPITGCGGACSTSEDKEEAIA
- a CDS encoding MarC family protein encodes the protein MDLKPLITLVAIINPLAIVPFFIHYTAGFSATQRWQTIRTAAIAAFCVIAVCALLGLQILQFFNISLQSFQVGGGLLLISAMNMLNSRPAEERPNNATLEAGVEKAAEGNSIAVVPLTIPLLTGPAAMSTVVIYADQARSIWQHVALVGYGVVVAFAIMVCFSLADPIARVLGRTGINVMTRLMGLILAALAIEVMTGGLIKIFPILASPAIYP
- a CDS encoding dienelactone hydrolase family protein; the protein is MGSFVELTAVDGAKIPAYVAKPEGAARGAIVVLQEIFGVNSHIRSVADRYAAQGYVAVAPATFQRVQPDVELGYTDADMKQGFALKTAVEALPEPGVLRDVEAAVAHAAELVPGGKVGAVGFCWGGLMTWRAACNLDTLSAAVCYYGGGMTGELEASRQALCPVLAHFGAKDHYISLESVEAFKLAQPKVEVHIYEADHGFNCDQRGSYNEAASKKANERTLAFFAEHLQA
- a CDS encoding magnesium transporter CorA family protein, with protein sequence MRVLHISPLYAQPVDTLPTREPMTGFYWVSCMRSELESQLPAIQAMLSQVGGTPLVDLHVSDLLNPTLPSNYDYTSVYDILVFRRLANAHLPPLNGSHESIASAAPSPVPPTPSAPPSHRPAHAQPQRDAPVLQRVETQPVGFALYDHVLLSVHPDDCFVQENFWQRLITGPGKGDGRQQSSKMPVEPADLMLRMVNGMVDGYLDLRRSLTRQIDHWQMALLKPNKRFSNWASVLDVRLALHQLDEICEDQRAAMQDWTEALEGWPPESTPARQHERELLRVRSRDVLEHIERVTHHIHRMEQSAETAVQMHFSAQSNRANDIMRTLTTVTAIFLPLNLIAGIFGMNFEFIPFVHKKDGFIWALVSMAIITVVLVAYFWRRRYLENNDQP
- the hemB gene encoding porphobilinogen synthase; amino-acid sequence: MHLSSPTPFPQNRPRRLRRDAFTRNLVRENVLTPHDFIYPVFVHEGQNKREAVPSMPGVDRLSLDLLLPVAEECVKLGIPVMALFPQIDTALKTPDGKEALNPDGLIPRVVRALKKEFPDLGVMTDVALDPYTSHGQDGILDETGYILNDETVEVLVGQALTHAEAGVDMVAPSDMMDGRIGAIREALELQGHIYTRIMAYSAKYASAFYGPFRDAVGTRGALGKADKNVYQMDPANTDEALREVAQDIAEGADMVMVKPGMPYLDVVRRVKDEFKVPTFAYQVSGEYAMLKAAAANGWLDHDQVMMEALMAFKRAGADGILTYFAIDAAKKLRGL
- a CDS encoding CopD family protein; its protein translation is MLWVKAFHIVFVASWFAGLFYLPRIFVNIAMVTPGSVAERDRLLLMARKLLRFTTLLAVPALGLGLWLWLGWGFSGGWLHAKLAVVLLVIGYHHSCAVLLRKLADNSCHKSHRWFRFYNEVPVLLLVAAVILVVVKPF
- a CDS encoding VanZ family protein is translated as MRHTSAWPLALIYAVLIVFASLFPFDGWRAQGIDPRVFLFAKIPPPYWTWFDVNINIVGYAPLGFFLALALMRSGKPVLSVPLAFACGTLLSLCMEFLQIYLPRRVPSNLDLVLNAGGTLVGALLAALLERLGALSRWSAFRSKWLGDDSGGVLVLLALWPFALLFPAAVPFGLGQVLERLDETLQDLLLSTPFEDWLPLGDFAMTPLSLVTEMLCVMLGLWIPCLLAYCAVRHMGRRALAALVLVLLGVGVTALSAALSWGPAHAWEWVDLPVRIGVWGGLGLAVIALPASRRMCAVLLLLVLVLHLSILNQAPTNVYFAQTLQAWEQGRFIRFYGLGQWLGWLWPYVTLVYVVVRVSRRQQPA
- a CDS encoding (2Fe-2S) ferredoxin domain-containing protein; its protein translation is MSDTQNSNHAAGYYQRHIFFCLNERPNGEDCCALHGAKAGFDHCKRRVKEEGLAGKGQVRVNKAGCLDRCAGGPVAVVYPEAVWYTFVDDSDIDEIVESHLRNGKVVERLVLPDSVGR